The Plasmodium knowlesi strain H genome assembly, chromosome: 14 region CCCGTCAGGCTGTTCCGCCCCAGGGTTGCCGCTGTCCGGGGCATCTCCCTTCCCGTGATCCTCATCCGCCACATCCTCGAATATCCGCGCTTGCTGTTCAACTGGAAGGGATGAATAaatgggcaaaataatcataTTGCGAAACCTTGGGGCTAGTTCGATAAGCTTATTTTCCAGTTCCTGTTGCACCAGCTCGATTTCAAACTGACCGGGAAGAAAGACCAAAATGTCTCCCTTCTCCTGAGTAACATGGATCTGCAAAATGGTAATCACAATGGCTGATAAATAATTACTCTCATTATTTATAGTGTAGTAAATATCAACGTTGTATTTTCTACCGGGCACATAAAATATGGGGGCGCAATTAAAGTAGGTGGAAATTTTCTCGGCGTCTAGAGTGGCAGACGATATGATAATCCTTATGTCCTCCCTAAAATTGCAGATGTCCTTTACTATAGGAAGAATAACATCTGTGTGTAAAGCCCGTTCGTGAGCTTCATCAATTATTAACACTGAAATGTCGTCCAATGTTGGATTGTACAATAAAAGACGAAGGAACATTCCATCCGTCATGTACACGATTTTTGTTGATTCACTCGTTTTATTTTGAAATCGAATAACGTAGCCAACTTCCTTTCCCACTTTTACATTCATTTCATCGGCTACCCTATTTGCTATGGCTATACATGCGATTCTTCTGGGCTGCGTGCAGACTATGTTTCCATACAGATGGTACTTACACTCGTGCAAGTACTGCGTTAACTGTGTGCTCTTTCCGCTTCCTGTTTCTCCAACTAGAATTAGGATTTTATTGTTTTTGATGGCCTTTAAAATATCATATCTGTAACTAAATATGGGTAACCTCTTCCTGTCATcgattattttcttcattttcttttctttcttccttttaatgTCTTCGAACAGTCTTTgcaattccctttccttttcatccattCCGTAGAAGCTGTCCAGGTGCACGAATTCGACCACGTCCGTCAGGCCGTTTTCGTTCCGCTTGCGATCGTCGCCATCGCCGCTATGTTCACCCCCATGTtcgcttccctttttcctctttttccccctgctTGACGTCTCTCGCGTTCTGCTTTCCTCTTCGCAGACTTCCTGCACGCCACGATCATCCCTCTCTCGGTGTTCGCTACGACCCTTGTGGAGGCCCCTATATGTGTGGGTTCTCCCACTGGAATTGGCGCTTTTGTCTATGCGTTTCTTCTCTCCCCTATGCTTTCGCCCCCTGCCGCTGCCACTATCAACAGCACTACCACTGTcgcttctttccttctctttctttcttttttttttttctttttccctttcgtaCTTGCGTTTCTCTTCAGATTCCTCCCTCTTTATGCTCTTCCGATTTGCCAAGTCGTCCTCGAACACAAAGTCATTCTTAAGGCCTGCACTTACCGCCCCCCCCGAACCGAATTTTAAAATCCCTTTGTTGATTATCTGTTCATCATAGTTGTAGGCGGAAGGatctccctttccttccctaacTTGAGTCGCATCAACATCGGTGCCTTTGTTCGTTGCATCAAATTTGTCCAAGTCTTCCTGGAAAAggtaataattttcttttagtTTTTCTCTTAACTTTATGTTTTCTTTAGCTATATCATAGATTCTTTTGGACAGTTCCAATTCTTTaagttccttcccttccaaTTTAATTGTACTATATAGGAGTTCATCATCCAATAGCTTCTTCGTTACATCTAgcttttctctctctctttctTTGAGGTACTTTCTTCGGGCATCTTTTTTCAATAATTCAACATATTCTGCGTCATTCTTTaagtttttatttctacCTTTTCGGTGTTCCAGATGTAGGGGGTGTAATGAGTTTTCCCTGATTTTTTCGTCCTTAAGCGACTCGTCATCTTCTGTccggattttttttttcgtttcatcATCTTCGAATTCGATGGGCCGCTTGTGTGCTTCCGCCTTTTCCCTCATCCTCATGCCGTTGCATGCAATTTAGGGGGGGCAGCCACGGGGAGTGCTTCTTTTGGGGTATACGCAGATGTGCACTCTTTTCCGTCAacagaaaaggggggggaggagtcTGGAAGCCCAGAATTTCCTGTGCACGTTCCCGAATCTTCGGAACAAACGTGATGAGTTTTCCCCCTCTCCTGCACGAGAACCCTCTCCACATGTACGTAACCCGCGTTGCAACTATGTATGTACATTACATCAATAAACAGATCCTCGGAGGAGTCCTTTCCAACAATGGTTTGTTGATGATTATATGAACTGTGCCTCTTTCTCTGGTGCTCTCCGCAGACCGTTCGGTAATTCTCttcttgaaaaaatggatcaCACAAACGGGTAAGGGAGGGGAGTTAATTATAATAGGGGGAACCAGATGGCACGCGCATCACTTGTAGGAGCTTCCATGCGCAAGGCTAACGGTTAACTATGACTAGagaaagagggggaaatgaGGACACAACTACTTTTTCGCGAAATTGGCACTGTACTTACGGGTAATGCGTAGAACACGTaagtacataaataaaatgagaaaatgaaatCTCAAATAAGATGTTCATTAaggcgaattttttttttttttatctctttTCTGATAGACGTAGTTACCAACGGGCGACGACACCTCTCCGTTGGAGAACGTAAAAGTGCCCCTAACATTCCtcataaataataaatactAGTGGCTGGTGTCCCGGAAgaacctccttttttacaaatgaaATGCCCATTTGATGGCGCACGTTGTGCATATTAAcaatagcaaaaaaaaaaaaaaaaaaaaaaaaaaaaaggaaaaaaaaaaaaaaaaaaagcgcgcATCATCGTGTGAGTCATCAATTGGGAAAATTGCTCACTTGAATCGATGATTTGAAAAGGGGGATGGGATGGGGGTTTGAGAAAAGTAACacgaggggaaaggaatagaGAGGCAATGGCCATATGGAGGCAGAAGTCTCTACAATTTTTGACGCTGTTAAAGCGTTAAAATGAGTTTCataaaatggggagaaaatcCATAAAAGGAAGAGGTGCACGCTTGGAGCGTTAGtcgggaaaaattaaaaaagcgGCAAATGGGTGGAATGGGGCAACGTAGCCACAGGTTGGTGATGTGCAAAAAAAGTAGGATGATGATGCAGGGAGAGGCGTGCAAATTGTATACTGGTGTATGCAGAATTGATAATGGATGTTTAGGAAAACATTGTCTGTCAGTTACGCCCCCTTTGCGCATGCTCGCTTCTTCACTGCGCAGTCCGCACTTGCTCCAAATGTGCAATTCCACACGGAGCTACCGTATGTAACATGGGGGTCTTCGTTACTACACACTAGCGATTgcacggaaaaggaaaaaacatgaaCACGCGCACGCAGCTACCTGCGCGTAAGGACATATAAAAAGTTGTTCTCCTATTTACATGCAAGCGCACGTACATTTTGtgcgttttttattttccttttaaagcCTCACGTAAACAAACTTGCGcgcaaaaaaaggtgaaaacgAATATATGTTCATGTATGTG contains the following coding sequences:
- a CDS encoding pre-mRNA-splicing factor ATP-dependent RNA helicase PRP2, putative, translated to MRMREKAEAHKRPIEFEDDETKKKIRTEDDESLKDEKIRENSLHPLHLEHRKGRNKNLKNDAEYVELLKKDARRKYLKEREREKLDVTKKLLDDELLYSTIKLEGKELKELELSKRIYDIAKENIKLREKLKENYYLFQEDLDKFDATNKGTDVDATQVREGKGDPSAYNYDEQIINKGILKFGSGGAVSAGLKNDFVFEDDLANRKSIKREESEEKRKYEREKEKKKRKKEKERSDSGSAVDSGSGRGRKHRGEKKRIDKSANSSGRTHTYRGLHKGRSEHRERDDRGVQEVCEEESRTRETSSRGKKRKKGSEHGGEHSGDGDDRKRNENGLTDVVEFVHLDSFYGMDEKERELQRLFEDIKRKKEKKMKKIIDDRKRLPIFSYRYDILKAIKNNKILILVGETGSGKSTQLTQYLHECKYHLYGNIVCTQPRRIACIAIANRVADEMNVKVGKEVGYVIRFQNKTSESTKIVYMTDGMFLRLLLYNPTLDDISVLIIDEAHERALHTDVILPIVKDICNFREDIRIIISSATLDAEKISTYFNCAPIFYVPGRKYNVDIYYTINNESNYLSAIVITILQIHVTQEKGDILVFLPGQFEIELVQQELENKLIELAPRFRNMIILPIYSSLPVEQQARIFEDVADEDHGKGDAPDSGNPGAEQPDGASSTNTNIQTNELAPADQPKAIMRRGTRKIILSTNICETSITIDNIVYVIDSGLCKQKVYNPNSGIESLVTLPCSKASVNQRTGRAGRKQDGKCFRLFTKKSFIDLNDNSVPEIQRCEVSSMILLLKSLGMDDIINFDFLDPPSPVVIIKGLELLYSLGALNDEGNLTKTGRKMAEFPTDVKSSKMILAASEKYNCVEEILCITAMLTHANNIFYVQKGKEKEAENVKKMFTIEGGGDFLLLLNIYKQCEENNFSTSFCYDHFLQYHTMIKIKDIKTQLVSICEKIDLPSSSCGIQNHDAICNLKKCIVSAFFTNAALPVNKNELKIIKLNQVVSIYPSSVLAKKNIMEEHKNACIIFYEVIKINKSYIRHNIPVTKDMLYEIASFYFLSKIA